GTCACCATGACAAAGATTAGGATAAAATGCAACTTGCCATCACTAATATAATAACTCCACGAATGAGAAATAAGAAACAAATATCATACAGTTTCATGCCAAACAGTTTAGGCAAATTCATTGTTTTATGCCCATATACGTCATAGAGCTTATAGTATAGAAAGGacgaagaggagagagagagaagggataAGATGGAGAGAAAGTGTACTAGTAGACGGTGACAGAAGATAGACTTCCAATTTGGCTTCTCTACCAAACTGTCTTTtcacccttcttcttttttcgcTCAATACGTTTTGAAGTCCCCATAGACATTTTGACACATTTCAAGATATATAACCTACataaatttatacatatttCAAGATATTTGGCACCTATATATAATCTGAATATCATTTTGGATATGATTGAAAAGATTAGACTAACTGGATAcataaatttatcttttaactaagtttagattagttaatcctagagtaaaaatatatttttaccttttaataaaacttattttgatcattttcttcgtTAAATActaattttgtgaaaataaattaaaaaatgctATCATAGagaatttttgtaataaaaaaatatacatgaacCAAAATGGTTAGCGGGTATTTTATTTAACAGAGAACAAATATACAtttttgctgatttttttttgctatttgtcacaactaatcaaaattttcatttttagtttttgaaaataataaagttaGTAACAAAAAGTTTGGAAGAATGAAACCTTTAATTCATCCGATAGTTTACAACTTCAGAATTTTGGAATTGTCGTTTCTCCTTATAAACTATATCAGTTGGTTAATTGGTTTACGTAATTGAAATTCTggaaaaatcatataatataaaattaaatactaaaaaaaagaaattttattaaattttgtgcATCAGCATGATATGGGCTCTGTACATAGTGTAGTATGATAAATCCCTCTCATTATCTCTGCCCGTTTCACCCCTTTATAGGAAAAAGCCAGTGAatcattcttcttctcctccaaaAACAGGTTAACAACAACACATACACATCTCTCTTCTTCGTTTTATAATCtctccttctttttcttcattttccgccatttctgttttattttctattctTTTTGGTTGCCGAGAAAACGCAGGAAAATAATTCTGCAGAACTCGGTGACCCATTCTCCCTAATTATAGTCTCGTTGATTGTCTTTTTCAGATTTTTGACGAATTCTAttgattaataattattaatggcGGAAGAACATCCATGTCAGACGCCGGAAGGCCACCGTCTCTGCGTTAACAACTGCGGTTTCTTCGGAAGCTCAGCCACCATGAATCTCTGCTCCAACTGCTACGGCGACCTCTGCCTCAAGAACCAGCAGCAAGCTTCCATGAAATCAACCGTCGAATCCTCCCTCTCCGCCGCATCTCCTCCGCCGTCATCGGAGATCCAATCAATCTCCACGTCGACGATCGCGCCCGTCGTCAAAATTTACGCGGCGGAGATACAGATCCCGTCGACGGAGAAACAAATCCAGCAGCAGCCGCCGCAACGGCCTAATCGGTGCACCGTGTGCAGGAAACGGGTCGGGTTGACCGGGTTCATGTGCCGGTGCGGGACGACTTTCTGCGGGACCCACAGGTATCCGGAGGTTCACGGATGCACGTTCGATTTCAAATCGGCTGGGCGCGAGGAGATCGCTAAGGCTAACCCGTTGGTCATAGCCGCGAAGCTCCAGAAGATATGATCTGAGCCGTTGCTTGCGTTCACCGTGAAAATCTCCGTTTATCTCAGCCGTTCGTTATGTTAAAACATACTTTTATGTTACGGACATGTGTTACGTAAATAAAGGTTGAGACAGTTTTCATTcaccttttaattattttctttttcttccggaagaattttaagttttataattgTGTGGCTTTAtgcttgtaaaaaaaaagattttcttttgcggaaaaaaaaagaaaatatataaaattgtgtctcgcttttttttttcatcaacatCTCGCTTTTCTAATATTTATCAGCAACAACATttcttgacaaaaaaagaacagGAAAAAGACAGTTTCATCATCTTTCAACCGGTAGCTTGTCACTAGGACATCCAAGGCAATGACCTGAGGTACAATTGTCCACGTGTTGTTTATGATAAAGATTATAAACAGTAGCTTCGGGCCGAAACTGCAGTGGCCAAAGGTTCTAAGTGTTTGAAGATGAGGGTGAAGACGTTAATGGCTTGAGATTAACCCATTAATATGGAGCTAAGTCTGTGGACTCTAGAGActcacaataaaaaaaaatgtaactacATGCAATTGAAATTAACTACGACGCAATCTAAGCTGGTTATCTACCTTGAAAGAGTTTGAAACTAGTTAAAATAAGTGTGTGATGACCATATCAAAGATTCAAAGACAATGGAAAATACTTTATCATATAACATgtcttattatattttcatatttattccaCCATTTGAACGATGAAGAAGGCTATTGTTTTCTtgtcaaatttaaataatgattctCTTTGCGTTTATATTGGATGATAGTTAAAAACGTTtcacaaatactaaaataaatttaaaacctCTAAAACATGTCTTTATCTTAATTAGATGCACACTTGATGAAGAATACTCTAA
The window above is part of the Brassica napus cultivar Da-Ae chromosome C3, Da-Ae, whole genome shotgun sequence genome. Proteins encoded here:
- the LOC106388123 gene encoding zinc finger A20 and AN1 domain-containing stress-associated protein 4 translates to MAEEHPCQTPEGHRLCVNNCGFFGSSATMNLCSNCYGDLCLKNQQQASMKSTVESSLSAASPPPSSEIQSISTSTIAPVVKIYAAEIQIPSTEKQIQQQPPQRPNRCTVCRKRVGLTGFMCRCGTTFCGTHRYPEVHGCTFDFKSAGREEIAKANPLVIAAKLQKI